The Persephonella atlantica region ACTCCTTCTATGAACATCCTTTCCGTAGCAAAAGGCCTTGCAGTGTCGTGGATAACAACAATATCTGCACCTTCTATCTGTTTCAATGCATTGTAAACAGAGTCTTGTCTCTCTTTTCCTCCTGCAACTTTAATAACATTTTTAAAGGAAAAAACCTTTACTCTTTCTATGTCCTCTTCAGGCAAAACCAGAGCTATATCTGTGATAATATCAATCTTGTTGACAGTATTCAGTGAGTACTGAAACAGAGGCTCACCCTTTAGTTTCACAAACTGCTTTTTTTCACCAAATCTTTTTCCAGAACCTGCCGCAAGCAAAACAGCCACTACTTTCATAAAAAAACTCTCCTTGATTTACACTTTCTGATAAATTAATTTTAAAACTAAAACACTGCCTTAAAAAGATGAAAACACTGCTGATTGAAGACGACCCAATTTTAGGAGAGAGCTTAAAAGAGTATTTAGAGGAAAGCGGTATTCAGGTTCACTGGATACAGGACGACAGAGAGGTAGAGTACATCTACAGCTTTGACCAGTACGATGTTATCATCCTTGATCTTATACTGAAATACAGCAAAGGAGAAGATATACTTCGTCAGCTGAGAAATAAAGGGGTTAGCACTCCTGTCATAATTTTGACGGCAAAGAACCGTATAAAAGACAAAGAAGTATGTTTTAATTATGGAGCAGACGATTATCTAACAAAACCATTTAACCCAAAAGAACTCCTCCTGAGGATAAATGCTCTCTCAAAGAGAAAACATATAGACGAGACAATAAAAATAGGAGATGTTGAGATAAATATCTCTACAAAAACAGTCAAAAAAGGAAATAAAGAGATAAAAATATCAAAAACAGCGTGGGAACTGTTATACTATCTGATAAAAAACAGGGGAGCAGTTGTTGAAACAGAAAGAATTCTAAACTATGTTTGGGGAGATAAACCTGTTGGTGATGAAATTGTCAGAACATACATAAAAGAGCTGAGAAAAATTCTCCCTAAAGATGCCATTAAAACCTACAAAGGGAGGGGATACAAATTAGAGTAAAGAAGAAACTCCTGTCTTTTGAAAACAAAATACTGATTACATTTACGCTGGTTCTCACAATAGGTATATCGGCAATAAATTTAGTGAGTATTCTGTTTTACAAGTATAATCTTGAAAATCAGCTTACAAAAGAAGCAAGACTTTACTTTGAAGTTTACAAGTACAACCCTGCCGTGAGACTGCCCCCTTACATAAAAATTTCCGACAAACTCCCAACAGACAAAAAGTATAACATCCTTGGAATAACAAACGGAAAATACATACTTCTTGACAACAGCTTTAAAAGCTATAGACTGCAAAACTTTGCAACAACACTTATTATCTGGGAAGCTATACTGATATTTTCCCTGATGCTGCT contains the following coding sequences:
- the ispD gene encoding 2-C-methyl-D-erythritol 4-phosphate cytidylyltransferase, which gives rise to MKVVAVLLAAGSGKRFGEKKQFVKLKGEPLFQYSLNTVNKIDIITDIALVLPEEDIERVKVFSFKNVIKVAGGKERQDSVYNALKQIEGADIVVIHDTARPFATERMFIEGVENVKKGWDGSITAIKARDTVKVVEKGVVKGTLDRESLYIVQTPQVFVYEKLLSAHQKARRENIYGTDDSFLMERAGYRITVNRGSVLNFKITTKEDIFLANCIVRKNF
- a CDS encoding response regulator transcription factor, with amino-acid sequence MKTLLIEDDPILGESLKEYLEESGIQVHWIQDDREVEYIYSFDQYDVIILDLILKYSKGEDILRQLRNKGVSTPVIILTAKNRIKDKEVCFNYGADDYLTKPFNPKELLLRINALSKRKHIDETIKIGDVEINISTKTVKKGNKEIKISKTAWELLYYLIKNRGAVVETERILNYVWGDKPVGDEIVRTYIKELRKILPKDAIKTYKGRGYKLE